The genomic stretch TGGACTAGCACTGGAGCCTTAAGCTTCCCAAGGTTGGAGCCATTGTTCAACCCTGGCTGCTGCTACTAAGCTAGAGAGTTGTGTGGTCATTTGGTCCCAATCCCAAATTACCTACTGAAAAGCAAGAAGAAGCACCAGAAGATGGATTCATTTGCCCCACTCATCAACTTATCTTTTCTTCAAAACCAGCTGAGAGGTTTTGAGCACATCAAAGGTATTACATTGGAACCGAAACCCTTTGACGTGGAGAGCAACTTGGTGACTCCTACCATGAAGAAGAAAAGAGCCCAACTGCTGAAACACTATCAGGTGAGCAATCAACTCCTCATGCATATGTGAGGTGCTTGCATGCATCGCGCAAAAACATGGCCACCGGCAAGCATTTGTAGTGCTACTTTGCATTTACAAATGCACCTTTAGGTGGTTTTACTGTATTTGTATTTGATATCCGTACATAGGCTGATTATGGTTCTCTAAACTATTGTGCAGATGGAGATAGATAAACTCTATCGAAATTTGCCGGGAGGGAAAAAATGAGCTACTGAATCTCTATTCAACACTTTTAATATGCCTGTACTATGAtgactttgttttctttcttcctttcctgtTTCCTACAGTGCTTTGAACATGACATTGATGGATGTTCCTGTCATACTCAGAATATCATAATGTACCTAAAGATACAGCGTGAATAAAATCAGGTAAAATTTTATTTGAATTTGCTGTGGCAGATCATGGATTTGTGTGTCCTGCCTctattggaagaaaaaaaaaggggttgAGTTTCCATGATGGGCTGTAAGGATTCTGTATCTATAAGTTAGTGCACACTGTATGTGGGCCATTTGGAGAATTTCTTTCAATCATCCATATTTTCGTTGAAAATTTTGACCTACCTGATTCACCTGTGTAAGGGAATGTATCCGCTGAGGCCGTCCTGAAGAATGGCACAGATCTAAAAAATGTGTTCTATGCTGGAAGGTGTTGAATTCCAAATTTCAATGGCCTACTGccactcctctttttttttttttttttttttttgttttttgttttttgttttttgtttttttttgttttttttttggtttttgtgtgGAACTATATCCAggtaaatgaccaaaatgactatAGCCTACATCTCTATTTTGGTCATCATATGTAGCCGAGCTGTATATCGTCTCCAAATTTTTAGTGCATATGTCCATATCCAAGCAAAGACCAGTTCAAAAAACTTGAAACGATATGGCTATATGAATAGATAGTAGGACTTGAAAGTCTGTCCCGGGTCACTTGTGAACTTAAAAATGCATTACCAGATCCATCAAATGAAAATGCAACCTGCATCCATCAAATGAAAATACAACTGCAGGTTGTGCTGTTCCAATATATGAATATCTGAATATcgttcattttgttttttaaatgtTGAGTTTGTTGATGCAATTCAAGCCTTGGAAAATAAGGTTGATGATCCAACAAGCTCGCTCTGCTCATAATATCCGGAAAGGGCCCACTTTCAAGCAATTGATGATCACTTCTCAGCAGAAGGGAAGGAAGAAAACCCCCAGAAGActaaccaccattaaaatctcCTTTACTTTTAAATAAGGTAGCTATGATCTATATCCAatgcagtaaaaaaaaaaaaagagaaatcaaGACCAAGAAAGGACATGAATCTAGAGAACTAGCATTGCCAACCTAAGATCCCATGCAGTGTTGTACTCCATGGTGAATCCATGTGCTCTCTGCGGCCAGAAAAAGACCTTAAAACCAATGCCGATAGCCATCAATCCaaacatttcttcttcttctttttttgaaaggtaacagtTTTCCTTTAAAATGGCATCTAATGAGCTCCATGTTTCTTCAATGGGagcagattaggattaggtgcagtgTGGtgctgaccgtggggcccaccttgatgtatgtattttatatccatgccgccatccattttgctagctcattttagggcatgagcccaaaaatgaagcagatccaaatctcaggtggaccacaccatgggaaaatgcgtgggtatacaatacatacatcaagatgggccctccAGTCAGGGCCACACCATGTTGTGTGAGACCGTGCCGCACGTAATCCGCTCACTTCTTCCACAGCATTAAATTGCCCGCTGTTAACTATATTTTTGCGTGTTCCAAATCAAAGCAACACCTCATTTTACTCGTGCACAGACCACAAGGCTCCAGCAGAGATGTAAATTGGCTCCAACTCTCCATGTCTTAAATCATGAAATTCCATCAGTTCATGCCAAACACTCTCCCCAGAGGAaagataacaaaaaaataaaataaaagtcattAGAACTAGATATGGCAAGGCAACTGCAAGCGCTAGATCATACACCGCATTTGATCCACAGGCCAAGACAGCAATAGAATGTTCAGCCCCCCTCCAACCTTTTGCTGCTGTTGAAACTGATTTTGGATTGATCTTATATCTCCCGGGGAGAGCCATTGCTGCTGCCTCAATCATGGAGTCCATTTTTGCCAGCctcaagagaaaataaaaataaaatcatcttCCCACTTTTGTCCCAGAGGAACCCTCCTGTACTGAATaccctattaaaaaaaaagaatctacAGATCCACCTGAATGATCTGAACCAACAATAAAACCTGCTTGCTCCAGATCTGCTTTCTGCAACTTTTGAACAGCCCTGCCCCCGACCTACCTTCAAAAAAACCTACAGTTGAGTGCCCACGAATGAAGATTTGACTTGATTTCTTAGCACTAATGACTCCTTGTTTTTAGAGTATGCATCAGTTCCTCATATTCCAGGCCTCCCAAGCACACAGCAAAGGGGAGGAGCTCCCACAACATTCCGTGTCTAACATTGAAAGGGCCGGAGAACAAACTCTCCATCACCTCTTTCAACTTCTCTATCACTGGCCATTTGATGCCCAAACAACGAAAAGAAACTAGTTCACAACGCGTATGCAAACAAACAATAAATAAGGAGATGATGGGCGGATTCCACATCGCAACTGTTTGGAATGCATAAGCAAGCCCCCCTTCTAAAGATGTCAGTCATTAATACTTCATGCCAAACATCAAACAGAATGCAAATCCTTGGAACCCAAATGCTGAAAAACAGCCGAATCCAATTGCCGCACCAAAATTTCACAGAATCTGGTCCATCCCAAAGACCCAATTCTCAATTTATCGTATTCAATTCCCTGGCTTCAAAGATCAGGCAAATCTCCCATAGAAAATCCTGAAACATTTAGAAGTCCTTGACTCCTATCCATTACCCAAAATGTCACCTACCCTACAAACCGGCAAAGAAGAGCCTATATTGCTAAAAACACCACGCACCAAAACATTCCATGTTGCAACATTGGGAGAAATGTCTTCATTCAGCATCTTAAGAAGATAAACCATTGCAACTTCTAAACCATACCGTTCGCAAAGTCCATATATTAGACTAGTGTACGTAACCACATCGGGgcagcatccttgtgcaggcaTTTCACCCATAAATCGAATGGCAGTTCTAACATCACCTTCCTTACAGTAGGCATGGATCATGGAGTTAAAGGTGATTATATCAGGCTGAATTCCCTTCACCAACATCTTTCCCAAGTATGCCAATGCATCATTGATCATACCAACACAACAGAGGCCGTAAATAACAGTGTTATAGGTCACCAGATTCAACTTGATTCCTCTTTCCGACATCTCATTCGCAAGTTGAAAGGCATCTCCGAAGTTGCCTTCTTTGTAGAGCCCATCCAACAGTTCATTGTACGTAGTGACATTTGGCAGACacccttttttcttcatttcatgcAACACATTCATGGCCCAATCTGTTCTTCTTTTGTCACATAGGCCTTTAATAAGTGTATTAAACGTCACCGTGTTTGGAGGGCAGTTTTCCAGTGACATTTTCTCTATAAGAGACTGGGCTTGGTTAAACATGGAGTTCCTACAAAGGACATCCACCATGCAGGTGTACACCACAACGTTCGGATGACAACCGCTGCCCATCATTCTGTTCCATATCTCAGTAGCACCTTCCAGGTCTCCTGCTTTTGAGAAACCATCTATAAGAGTACTATAGGTTGTCGCATTTGGCAGGCAGCTGCTTTTTCCCATTCTGTTGAAAACAGATACAGCTTTGCTAAAATTCCCGTTTGAGCAAAGACCATGTATGAGGGTGTTGTAAGCAACGGCGTTGGGCATGAAACCATCCTCTTCTATTTGATCCCACATGCCGAGAGCTTCATACACGTTTCCTTCCCCAAAAAACCCCTTCATCAAGGATGTAAACGTGAGGATATTCGGACTGCAACCTCTTACAAGCATTTGGGCCAAAATGGCAAGTGACAGTTTCATGTCCCCCACCGTGCAAAGAACATTAACAATTGTTGTATATGTGATCACGTTTGGGCGTATTCCTTTATTCATCAATTCATCTATCAAGAGAAAAGCATCTCCAATTTTGAATTCTTGGCAAAATCCATTTATTAGCGCATTGTAGGTAGGCAAGGTGGGGGTGAATTCTATCATAAGCTCTCTTGCTTCCTCCAACTTGCCAAGCTGACATAAAGCAGTCACTACAGTCGTATAACTAACCTCGTCAGGAGAGCACCCCTTTTTCGACATCTCCACAAGCAACTTACATGCAGCATCGACCCGGTTATTCTTGCACAATGCCTTCAAAAGAATGTTATACGTGAACACATTGGGCTCTATTCCGTCTTTTTTCATGTTGTTGTAGATGGGATTGATCATCTGAAATCTATTCTCAGAAAGCAAAGCATCCAAAAGGTGGTTGTAAATCTTCACCGTTGGTTTGCAACCGAAATCCTGCATTCGGTAGAATGTTTTCAGGGCTAGCTCGGCGGCACCAGCTTGCTTGTAATAATTCATGACGCTAGTGAAAATGTCTTCCGAGCAGCTGATGCCATCCAACTTCATTTGCTGCAGAAGGTACTGAACCCCATCCATTTGATTCTCCCTCCCAAGCTTCTCGATCATCATTTGGTACGTGAGAGAGGTGTGTTTGAAGGCCTTTGAGTCAGCCACTGACTTGAAATATCCCAAGGATATGGTGATGTCCCTCTCATGTTTTAGCCTCCTAAGAACATCAAACTCCTTTAGAACTGTAACATTTGAGCTGGTGTCTTGTTTACAGTCATAAATCACATTTGTATTCAGGATGACGGGTATCGAAGGCTTCCGGACTTTTAGCAGTAACGTGCAGCCCTCTTTCAAATGCATGATAGGTGGTAGTTCAAATAGAACACAAACTCCTGCTGCAGAATTCTAAATTAGAATAACAGACCCAAATTCTCTTTGCGATTGAAATTCATGGAGACCCAGACAAAAATGAAGATCAGAAGAGAAGAATTTCCACCCAATTCAAAATCTAATAGAAAATAATTCCTGCCGGATTTTGAGAAATCGAATGGATTCAATCGAAGAAATACCCAATTACCACTATTATGGAACCATTTTTCTTCTTGATTTCACTAAAAAGATTGGATCTTTGTCTTAATTCCAAAGCCCTAATTTAGAATAAGGCACCCAAATTCTCTTTGCCAATGGAAATTCCACAAAACCTAGACAGATTTCCATCTGCTAAGATGAACGACACCCTCATTACATTAGCCAAAAGAAACCCAGACAGAGACGAAGATCAGAATGAAAGAATTGTCCTAATTCCCAATTTCTTCTGGCTGATAAAAATCCCCAATTTCGAAATAGAGAAAATTATCGATGTATTGCCAATCGAAGCTATTTTGCGTCCAATTTCAACCCAAAGATCATTCCTTTTCCCAAACTCCAATCCAAGAAAATACATTTCTGTAATTATTCAAAAGgaacattaaaaattaaaataaaataataataatagtttttCAGGGAATTCAATTCAAGGAAGAAAATTTCACGTGAATGATGGAAAATGCATTCGCCTGATAAAAAACCCCAATTTCGAAACATAAAAATTTATCGAGCTTCCAGCTTCAATCCAAAGATCAGTTATTTTCCCTATCCCCAATCCAATAAATACATTTCTGTAATTATTCAAAAggaaggattaaaaaaaaaacctaattttcTGGGACCTGTAATCAGCCGTCCCCAATTTCGAAACATCAAAATTATCCAATTCTTGCGAATCAAAGCCATTTGGCTTCCAATTTCACTACAAAGATCAGCCTTTTTCCTACCTCCAATCCAATAAAAACAATTCCTAATTATTTcaaaaagacaagaaaaaaacCCTAATTATCCAGCGAATTCAATCAAGGACAGGAACCTCACGAAAACGATGGAAAACGCAATTTAATTAAAGTAAAATATGCCAAGAAAtccaccgaaaaaaaaaaaaaaaacctagaattCATTGAATTCAGATCGAGAGAGGCGTACCTTTCGATCAACGTTAGAAGATTTCTCCCAGCTTGTGTTTCAGCTTTCCAGGGCTTTGGGAGATGAGTTCTATGATACTCAGGTTGCTTAGtgcgcttgatacgcaggcacttggaaactgtacacgtggcatgtattaactcaaataaaaacGACTCCCACTATTGACAAGTTCGAATCCCATGATCAGGTTGCTTGAataatcctagcctctgattcgtggacactttttTCTGGCATTAGGACCGTTGGatctttttcatttctaaccgtccaatagatgttccccaatccgataatcaaggtCCAGCGTGTCGCCgcacactggggcccacatgctgagcagtctgatgatctgaaccgtccatatctCAATGCTGTACGGGCTACCATAAGAAAGTTGCACTGTACGAACGTTATGATTTAGAACACAACAAAATGAAGATTTTCAATGGCTCGCATTCAACTCTACaatcaaaggctaggatcttcTCTGAAGGGTGATTATGGAATGATAGCTTTCTCATGGCAGTAAAGAGAATATCGACGGTTCGAATCGTAGGACGACgatctcatcatgtgggccctagtgggccccacttcatatcATCTTCCAACCAGATTTATTACAATGCTCGGCATCACCGATGGACATTGTTCTTCCATGTTCGGCTCTCTCTTGATTGCCACCTTCAATACCTTCGACAGCATTCCTTCGCTGTCCTCGAGTCATCTGAACGCCACAATCAATGACCACATCCGGAATGGACGTTTACTCGATGCCTGGAAACTGTTCGATGAAAATCCTCAATGCCGGAACGTCTGTTCCTGGAATTCGATGATGAATGGGTACATCCGGCACGATCGAATTCGATGCGCGCGTCGACTGTTCGACGAAATGCCCGAGAGAGATGTCGTTTCTTGGAACACCATGTTGGCGGGTTTCCGTCGGGCTGGTGATTCAGAGCAAGCCATTCAACACTTCCTGCAAATGGAGAGAGTGGGATTGAGGTCCACAGAATTCACGTTGTCGACGGTGATTAGCGTAGCTTCCGAGGCTGGTTGTGTAATTTTGGTCCCACAGCTTCATGCTCGTGCAATCCGTTTAGCATttgaatcgaatgcatttgtaGGAACGGCCTTGATTGGAGGTTATGCGAATTTGGACGATTGCATTGCTttacaccaagtgtttgatgaggTTTCGTTGAAAACTGTTGCCTTGTGGAATTCATTGATTTCAGGTTATATGGATTTGGGATTCGTGGGCGAGGCTCGTGCTGCTTTTGAGACAATGCCAGAACGGAATATAGTTTCTTGGACTAGTTTGGTTAATGGGTATGTTTGCAATAGGATGCTGGATGAAGCTAGTTGCTGCTTCAATAGAATGCCTGAACGAAATGTGATCTCATGGACTGTGATGATCAGTGGGTACGAGCAAAATGGGCGGTTCTTTGAATCTCTAGAGTTGTTCCTCTCAATGCGTGAATCGGGAATTCAGCCAAACCAGTCTACTCTCTCTGCTGTATTGAGTTCTTGTGCTGGGTGCTCATCTCTTCTCATTGGCAGACAAATCCATGTGTGCATCTTGAAATCAGGTCTGCCGGTTGATGTGGTCTTATCAAGCTCTCTTGTTGATatgtatgcaaaatgtggggatgTTGATGCAGCAGTTCACATTTTCGAGTCCATGGAGAACAAGAACTTGGTCTCATGGAATTCGATAATAGGAGGTTATGCGAGACATGGCCTCAGTGCGAGAGCATTGGAGCAGTTCAAGAGAATGACAGAAGATGGCCCCAGACCTGATCACATCACGTTCGTCAGTGTGTTATCAGCATGTGGCCATGGTGGATTGGTGGTAGAAGGTGAAAGATACTTCGCGTCAATGGAGGGAGAGTATGGCATCAAAGCAGGGATGGAACATTACACATGTATGGTGGATCTCTACGGCCGAGCAGGCCACCTAGATAAGGCGGTGAAGTTCATAGAAACAATGCCGTTTGAGCCCGATGTGGTCATATGGGGCTCATTGCTTGGTGCTTGTGGTGTGCATTCGAGCTTGGAAATTGGGTCACATGCTGCGAAGTCAATACATAGCTTGGAGCAAGACCATCCAGCTATCTATATGTTGCTGTCGAAGATTCATGGCGATAGAGGAGCGTGGGACAAAGTAATTGAATTGAGGGAGATGATGAAGAAGATGGGAGCTAAGAAGCAAAAGGGAAGTAGTTGGGTTGAATCCTCCTTTGGTGTAAGATGATACAGTTTGGGTTGGCATTCTCAAGATTGCTCGGCAGAAGTTCTGCCTCCGGCTGCCTACCTTGTTGGGAGAAGAATCCCTTCTCGACCACATACCCCACAATAtcgaaatcaaaagaaaatagagaaaagatgCAAAATACAACAAACAGATTTACATGGTTCCCTTTCACGTCCACATATTCACGCCGATCCACCATGCtcaaagataaagaaaaaaaaaacgaagaagcAGCTCTCAATACAATGATACCTCTCTTTCTCACGACAAAATATACATTTTACCCCAAATGAAATAGGGTTTACATAAAATACTATGTGGGCTACACCCCCAAACCCCCAAGCAAGGGGCCACTGCCCCTGCAACCCCCAGTGCTTAGTGCGAAGCTCAACCTGTGACAATGCTGGCTGGATGAACAGTACATCTCTGATGATCAAGCTCCATATATCCTAACATGCCTAGTGTCTGCCCCTCCTTTACTCGGTCTTGCGGCCAGCTGGTGCACTTCTTCCAGGTGGGTAAGAGCGAGTGATACTAATCAAGATTCGGGGGAAGAGCCAGACGTGCTTTGGAGAGATGTAATATCCGGAAAATATGGTGCATTGGACAGAGGATGGTTTCAGGTATTGGAAATGGTTCGAGGGGCTCAGTGGTGTGGAGGGAAATTGGCAATGTGGGCAGACGATATGATGATCACAATAGGTTATTGCCGAATATTGTTGGGAAGGAATTTAGAAAGGCAGACAACAGTATTTGCGGTTGGGAAAGGCGAAAGTGTTGTTTTTGGAGGGATGCCCGGTTAGGCAAGGCTATAGCTCCATCCTATCAGGGCCCATTTGAGCTAGCTATTGATAAGGAGGAATGGGCTATAGCTTGGAATGTGAGATTGAGGATGAATTTATCCGAGGAAGAATCAGGGCTGCTTTCAAATCTCCTTAGCAAACTGAGTAAGATGCATATTGATACCAAAGGTAGATGGTGCTAAATTTTGGTGATGGGTGGCAAACGGCAAGTTCTCAGCTAAATCCTTCTTTTGGTTCTTAACAGAGTGGAAAGGCGTATCACCTCCATGCAAAGGTTTGGATGGCCCGGTCCTCCCAAGGGTTAAGGCATTTGCTTGGGTCCTCATGGCTAAAAATATCCTTACATTGGATAATATGAGGAGGAGAAAGATGGTTTCACCACATGTGCATCATGTGCAGGGAGGATGAAGAATTCATGGACCGCCCGTTCTTTCATTGTGTAATGGCTAGAGAGGTGTGGATTCTCTCTCGATGAGTCGAGCGTGGGGTTACTTTGATTTTTAATAGCTCAATTGAAAACACAGTGGAGGAATGGTTAGGTGGTCCCTTTAAGAGCCACAAGGAATCACTATAGAAGATGTGCTTGTTTTGGGACCTTATGGGGGGTGTGGAAAGAGAAATGCTAAAATCTTTGAAGATAGCACATTAAAGGCTGAAGCTATAAAAAGAGGATTCTCCATGTGATTGTGAAacatacaaaaaaagaaaagaaaagacaaacaaagagaaaacagaaaaattacaAAGGCTGCAGCCCAACCCATAGAACTACATTAGCAAGGGCCGAAGAGAAAACACCCATGGAGGAACCACGTTTATCTTGGAAACATCTATTATTCCTTTCAGCCCAAATAGCCCACAAACTACCCAAAAGGAACATTCTCCACCTCTTCTTTGAGGCCGCCACTTGGCCTCCTTCATGCCATTGAACAAACAGGTTAGCTATCGACTTTGGGAGTACCCAGCTGACTCCAAAATGCTCCAGTACACTCTACCAGAACTCCCTTGAGAAGGGGCAATGTATAAATAAATGATTCACTGTTTCTTCTTCTCTCCAACAGAGATAACATTCATTGACAATGATAAGACCCCTTCTCTTCCACCCCACCAGCCAAGCAAACGCCGACACCTTCGATGGAGCACCATAGGACCAAATCGCTTGTCAAGGCAGGAATTTTGAGGTTTACCCCAAAGTTATCCTCCCCACAAGCCAAGCAAATGCCGACACCTTGTGAAGTGCGCATTGTCAAGGCAGGTATTTTGGGGTTTACTCCAAAGCTATCCTTTTGGAGAATTGGGAGTGTTTGTAGATGGGTGGGATAACCATATAATCGTGGTTGTCTTTGTAAATATGTGTTTTGTAAGCTCATATCATCTTGTGGTGGGCCTGATGTTAGAGAGGTGTTCAGCAATTTTGTGTATGTTGTGTTTGCTGAGCACTGTCATATAAAATTTCGAGCATTTGGATGACCATTGTTCTTAGTGAATAATTCAATCATGGAATCTAATCAACTGGTTTGCTCCCAGTTGAGAGTTTTTTGGGGAActtggaaagagagaaagaaccgGATCTTTAATTACTTTGCATCATCTTAATGTACATTCCATTAGTCCAATTCAAGAGAAAAGCTTTGCCCATGAATCAGGTCCAAGCCAAGAATTCTAGCCCATTATTTTCAGCCCAAGCACATTCATGATGTATGGCTTTGAGAACATGTTGCAAGCATAGAGAAGgaaagtggtagactgagtgaaagatacctcgtttcagcactgaggtcttggtattgattccctagtgagggtggctaacagtgaagcgtgaactgacagtggggtgtactaacaagctaacaaaaaaaagaaaaaaaaaaaaggaaagaatttgaaattgaaatgttTCTTGgaaatgttttttgtttttgtttttgcatgattttaatttctttcctttccttatcTTTTTATCCTAGAAAGATGTTTCATGCATTGAGGACCTATAGTTGTTATTAATGTATTTATAAAAGATTGATGTAATTGGTCTATAGGACCTATTTTACGATGAGAAGagatttcatttttttagtttaaaaaataataattatttcatGCAAATTTCTAGTAGAAAAAAGAGTTGAGTGAATCCTCTTTGTTTGTGAGTGAATCCAAAAACTACACTGTGCGAGGGATTTTCAATTCAACAGCACCACTTCGTGATTGCAGAAAATTTCCGTTTTGATAGGTCCATTGCTTGCAATGGTTTTTTATACTTCTAGTTAATAACTGTTTTTTATAACTTTCTTGGTAATTCATCATCAACTCTGTTTTAATTATACAAAATTTCATTCTATTATGATTTTTTAGCAATATTATTAAAACTGTTGAAGTATAGTTGCCTGAAGTTGACAGTTTTTTGGAGACTTTTCAAAAGTCCTAAAATCATCCTCACTCGAATTTATATTTTCTTGAAATTGACCATTTTCTGGACAATTTTCAAAAGTCCTAAAATCATCCtcgttcaattttttatttttattttttaaaatttaaaatttttgtttgaAACAAGACTCATTAAggttcattttaggccttgaatcACCTCAATCAAAGTTGTATTCAAGAAAATATACTAAATTTAAAATTAGTGTATTTAAGACATTCATTATAGTCCATTGCAACCACATCGGGCTGCATCACATCTATAGAGAAGGTTACACGAATCATCAAATGCATATACTCTAGTGGTCCTTGTGAGATGGGAATTTTAAGGGGTTTCAATGTTAGATCTGACGGCCGATTAGAGGACTACGAGGAGAGAAAAGGTGGGCCTTGGAGAAGAGAATTTCTACAAAGCAAGAGTCCCCCACTTTTAAAGGGATTGGTTGAACGAAAGTTAACACGAGAGAGAGGAGGCCttaggtgatttttttttttttttgagttagcttgttaatccacacccatgtcagtacacacactccatgttagccacccccactagggattgataccatgacctcaggtgttgaaacgtggtatctccactcagtctgccagttgagctatggatctgcgtGCCTTAGGGGAACTTGAATGGGTTTCCCCATTGCTTTGGGCCATCGAAAGCTAATTTTTGATGAACTTGAGTCCGGAGCGATAGTTAAAGATGACAAAGGTGTTGTTAGACTGACTTTTGGTGGTCCCATGAGGATTAAGAATTTCAATGAAAGTGGAAGCCAGACCTCTTTAttgctctttcttcttcttttctttcttttcagatCCATTTTGTGGCCTGTTAATTGTGGAAAGCATCTCCTCGAGCGAATTAAGTGGAGTTCCATTGTCTAACACAAAATTGAGGCTCCATTAACCATCTTTGTTTTCCTTACTCGTACACTAGTCATCGTGATCGTTGTCATAAACTAGAACTTGGTTAGTCACGTAGTTACCCAAATTGCAATTCGACTAATTCGGTTTTGATTTTgtattcagagtttgataatatTTCAAACTCACCTAATTTTTTTTGGGGTAGGCTCATTTTTTCTGCTTTTTCAAACCGCTAGATCATAATTCGTATTTGCCTGATTAGACGTATGGTACAATGCTCTGGCACGATGTAGTTTGTTCTAATTAACATAATCAGAAGTCATAATCCAAGAAATAAATGCCCATTAATCAGACGTTAGGAGGTCAGGATCATCAATCAACCAACTTTTAGATGGTTACCCATCTATGATATGTCCCaaaatttgagcattttaactTAATGGATGAGAAAAAAATGTACAATTTCCACCGTCATACAATTTTCTACTGCCTCTATGCTGCCA from Magnolia sinica isolate HGM2019 chromosome 17, MsV1, whole genome shotgun sequence encodes the following:
- the LOC131231852 gene encoding pentatricopeptide repeat-containing protein At3g48810; translated protein: MHLKEGCTLLLKVRKPSIPVILNTNVIYDCKQDTSSNVTVLKEFDVLRRLKHERDITISLGYFKSVADSKAFKHTSLTYQMMIEKLGRENQMDGVQYLLQQMKLDGISCSEDIFTSVMNYYKQAGAAELALKTFYRMQDFGCKPTVKIYNHLLDALLSENRFQMINPIYNNMKKDGIEPNVFTYNILLKALCKNNRVDAACKLLVEMSKKGCSPDEVSYTTVVTALCQLGKLEEARELMIEFTPTLPTYNALINGFCQEFKIGDAFLLIDELMNKGIRPNVITYTTIVNVLCTVGDMKLSLAILAQMLVRGCSPNILTFTSLMKGFFGEGNVYEALGMWDQIEEDGFMPNAVAYNTLIHGLCSNGNFSKAVSVFNRMGKSSCLPNATTYSTLIDGFSKAGDLEGATEIWNRMMGSGCHPNVVVYTCMVDVLCRNSMFNQAQSLIEKMSLENCPPNTVTFNTLIKGLCDKRRTDWAMNVLHEMKKKGCLPNVTTYNELLDGLYKEGNFGDAFQLANEMSERGIKLNLVTYNTVIYGLCCVGMINDALAYLGKMLVKGIQPDIITFNSMIHAYCKEGDVRTAIRFMGEMPAQGCCPDVVTYTSLIYGLCERYGLEVAMVYLLKMLNEDISPNVATWNVLVRGVFSNIGSSLPVCRVGDILGNG
- the LOC131231751 gene encoding pentatricopeptide repeat-containing protein At4g02750-like is translated as MLGITDGHCSSMFGSLLIATFNTFDSIPSLSSSHLNATINDHIRNGRLLDAWKLFDENPQCRNVCSWNSMMNGYIRHDRIRCARRLFDEMPERDVVSWNTMLAGFRRAGDSEQAIQHFLQMERVGLRSTEFTLSTVISVASEAGCVILVPQLHARAIRLAFESNAFVGTALIGGYANLDDCIALHQVFDEVSLKTVALWNSLISGYMDLGFVGEARAAFETMPERNIVSWTSLVNGYVCNRMLDEASCCFNRMPERNVISWTVMISGYEQNGRFFESLELFLSMRESGIQPNQSTLSAVLSSCAGCSSLLIGRQIHVCILKSGLPVDVVLSSSLVDMYAKCGDVDAAVHIFESMENKNLVSWNSIIGGYARHGLSARALEQFKRMTEDGPRPDHITFVSVLSACGHGGLVVEGERYFASMEGEYGIKAGMEHYTCMVDLYGRAGHLDKAVKFIETMPFEPDVVIWGSLLGACGVHSSLEIGSHAAKSIHSLEQDHPAIYMLLSKIHGDRGAWDKVIELREMMKKMGAKKQKGSSWVESSFGYISDDQAPYILTCLVSAPPLLGLAASWCTSSRWVRASDTNQDSGEEPDVLWRDVISGKYGALDRGWFQVLEMVRGAQWCGGKLAMWADDMMITIGYCRILLGRNLERQTTVFAVGKGESVVFGGMPG